In one Dermacentor variabilis isolate Ectoservices chromosome 4, ASM5094787v1, whole genome shotgun sequence genomic region, the following are encoded:
- the LOC142578812 gene encoding xaa-Pro aminopeptidase 3-like isoform X1: MWYSATSRLPCRATAAGYRLCQTTAAKPECGSRQPRLYGQPTAATHPHLLREGELTPGLTRQEFADRRQKLIDDILQLCAVSGSPGTRTTKNHAVVVLSATKAYMSDKIPYPFRQNSDFLYLTGFQEPDSALVIHTSANQQEPKSVMFVPQRDAHAELWDGPCAGPHGAVDLLGVDVAYEIGELESYVGKLLKAKYPTTLWYDNAPSRPEASNILRRLADSNKSNVAVESPRLFIQKLRLIKSEAEQQLMKQTCKVACEAMMEVMRASHAGVTEAQLHSKMEFECRIRGAQRLAYPPVVAGGTRANIIHYVANDQQVLGGELVLMDGGCELHGYTSDLTRTWPVNGQFESGQRELYELLWDVQQLLLQKLEGPMSLDALFHVMCAQLGHRLREAGILSPRISDTELVQEAHKLCPHHVGHYLGMDVHDTPLIPRSLRLAPGSVLTVEPGIYIPDSNTKVAEKFRGVGMRIEDDVLMTSNGPEVLTESCAREPDLLEKLSSGFPSEVKR; encoded by the exons ATGTGGTACAGCGCTACATCGCGACTGCCCT GCCGAGCCACGGCAGCGGGCTACCGCCTGTGTCAGACAACGGCGGCAAAGCCCGAGTGCGGCTCGCGACAGCCGCGACTGTACGGGCAGCCCACGGCCGCCACACACCCGCACCTACTTCGCGAAGGCGAGCTTACACCTGGCCTGACGCGGCAAGAGTTCGCCGACAGGCGGCAAAAGCTCATCGATGACATTCTGCAATTGTGTGCGGTCTCTGGGTCTCCGGGAACCAGGACTACAAAAAACCACGCAGTTGTCGTCCTCTCTGCTACAAAGGCATACATGTCCGACAAGATCCCCTACCCATTTCGTCAGAACTCCGACTTCTTGTACCTAACTGGCTTCCAAGAGCCTGACAGTGCCTTGGTGATTCACACAAGCGCGAATCAGCAAGAACCGAAGTCGGTGATGTTTGTTCCACAACGAGATGCACATGCTGAGCTTTGGGACGGACCGTGTGCTGGTCCCCATGGTGCTGTAGATCTTCTGGGTGTAGACGTAGCTTACGAAATAGGAGAGCTTGAAAGTTATGTTGGCAAGCTGCTGAAAGCAAAGTATCCTACGACCCTCTGGTACGACAATGCACCTAGCCGACCTGAAGCAAGCAATATCCTCAGGCGGCTTGCCGACAGCAACAAGAGCAATGTGGCAGTAGAGTCCCCTCGTTTGTTTATACAAAAGCTACGGCTCATAAAGTCTGAGGCGGAACAGCAGCTGATGAAGCAGACCTGTAAGGTAGCCTGTGAAGCCATGATGGAAGTGATGCGAGCGTCTCATGCAGGAGTGACAGAGGCACAGTTGCATTCAAAAATGGAGTTTGAATGTCGTATACGTGGTGCGCAGCGACTCGCCTATCCACCGGTTGTTGCAGGAGGTACACGAGCAAACATCATTCACTATGTGGCCAACGACCAGCAAGTTCTAGGTGGTGAACTTGTGCTAATGGATGGAG GGTGTGAGCTTCATGGTTATACCAGCGACTTGACACGAACATGGCCTGTAAATGGCCAGTTTGAGTCTGGCCAGCGGGAGTTATACGAACTGCTTTGGGATGTCCAGCAGCTACTGCTACAAAAATTGGAGGGGCCAATGTCACTTGATGCCCTGTTTCACGTCATGTGTGCCCAACTTGGACATCGGCTACGAGAAGCCGGCATTCTGTCGCCTCGCATTTCAGACACTGAGCTTGTGCAG GAAGCCCATAAACTCTGCCCACACCACGTCGGACACTACTTGGGTATGGATGTCCATGATACACCCCTGATCCCTCGCAGCCTGCGTCTTGCTCCAGGTTCAGTGCTTACGGTGGAGCCAG GTATCTACATACCCGACAGCAACACTAAAGTTGCCGAGAAATTTCGTGGAGTGGGCATGCGCATAGAGGATGATGTACTTATGACCAGCAATGGACCGGAAGTGCTGACCGAGAGTTGTGCACGTGAACCAGACCTGCTAGAGAAACTTTCCAGTGGTTTTCCTTCAGAGGTCAAGAGATGA
- the LOC142578812 gene encoding xaa-Pro aminopeptidase 3-like isoform X2, which translates to MWYSATSRLPCRATAAGYRLCQTTAAKPECGSRQPRLYGQPTAATHPHLLREGELTPGLTRQEFADRRQKLIDDILQLCAVSGSPGTRTTKNHAVVVLSATKAYMSDKIPYPFRQNSDFLYLTGFQEPDSALVIHTSANQQEPKSVMFVPQRDAHAELWDGPCAGPHGAVDLLGVDVAYEIGELESYVGKLLKAKYPTTLWYDNAPSRPEASNILRRLADSNKSNVAVESPRLFIQKLRLIKSEAEQQLMKQTCKVACEAMMEVMRASHAGVTEAQLHSKMEFECRIRGAQRLAYPPVVAGGTRANIIHYVANDQQVLGGELVLMDGGCELHGYTSDLTRTWPVNGQFESGQRELYELLWDVQQLLLQKLEGPMSLDALFHVMCAQLGHRLREAGILSPRISDTELVQVSTYPTATLKLPRNFVEWACA; encoded by the exons ATGTGGTACAGCGCTACATCGCGACTGCCCT GCCGAGCCACGGCAGCGGGCTACCGCCTGTGTCAGACAACGGCGGCAAAGCCCGAGTGCGGCTCGCGACAGCCGCGACTGTACGGGCAGCCCACGGCCGCCACACACCCGCACCTACTTCGCGAAGGCGAGCTTACACCTGGCCTGACGCGGCAAGAGTTCGCCGACAGGCGGCAAAAGCTCATCGATGACATTCTGCAATTGTGTGCGGTCTCTGGGTCTCCGGGAACCAGGACTACAAAAAACCACGCAGTTGTCGTCCTCTCTGCTACAAAGGCATACATGTCCGACAAGATCCCCTACCCATTTCGTCAGAACTCCGACTTCTTGTACCTAACTGGCTTCCAAGAGCCTGACAGTGCCTTGGTGATTCACACAAGCGCGAATCAGCAAGAACCGAAGTCGGTGATGTTTGTTCCACAACGAGATGCACATGCTGAGCTTTGGGACGGACCGTGTGCTGGTCCCCATGGTGCTGTAGATCTTCTGGGTGTAGACGTAGCTTACGAAATAGGAGAGCTTGAAAGTTATGTTGGCAAGCTGCTGAAAGCAAAGTATCCTACGACCCTCTGGTACGACAATGCACCTAGCCGACCTGAAGCAAGCAATATCCTCAGGCGGCTTGCCGACAGCAACAAGAGCAATGTGGCAGTAGAGTCCCCTCGTTTGTTTATACAAAAGCTACGGCTCATAAAGTCTGAGGCGGAACAGCAGCTGATGAAGCAGACCTGTAAGGTAGCCTGTGAAGCCATGATGGAAGTGATGCGAGCGTCTCATGCAGGAGTGACAGAGGCACAGTTGCATTCAAAAATGGAGTTTGAATGTCGTATACGTGGTGCGCAGCGACTCGCCTATCCACCGGTTGTTGCAGGAGGTACACGAGCAAACATCATTCACTATGTGGCCAACGACCAGCAAGTTCTAGGTGGTGAACTTGTGCTAATGGATGGAG GGTGTGAGCTTCATGGTTATACCAGCGACTTGACACGAACATGGCCTGTAAATGGCCAGTTTGAGTCTGGCCAGCGGGAGTTATACGAACTGCTTTGGGATGTCCAGCAGCTACTGCTACAAAAATTGGAGGGGCCAATGTCACTTGATGCCCTGTTTCACGTCATGTGTGCCCAACTTGGACATCGGCTACGAGAAGCCGGCATTCTGTCGCCTCGCATTTCAGACACTGAGCTTGTGCAG GTATCTACATACCCGACAGCAACACTAAAGTTGCCGAGAAATTTCGTGGAGTGGGCATGCGCATAG